CCACCGAAAGCGCGCTGGTAACTGCAACGCGACCATTATCAACATTTGCACCTCGGTTTGGTGGCGCGCGGCTTCTACTCACATCTTTCCATCCTCGGTTCTGGAGAAAGGGCATCCATAAttctcgagctcgacaaTGGAGGCGGGCGCCTCACGGGTCATGTAGTGAATAGCATCCTGATCGCCAAGCCAGTCCGATCCCTTGACAGTATCGTACATGTGCCATCTCCAGTCGTCTTCGTGCATGTTTCCGAGGGCGGCATTGATACCACCCTGCGCGGCGACAGTGTGACTCCTGGTAGGGAAGAGCTTCGAAATACAGGCGGTGTTGAAGCCAGCCTCGGCAAGACCAAAGGCCGCACGGAGACCAGCGCCACCAGCGCCGACAACGATGGCATCGTACTCGTGGTCAATGACGGGGTACTTGCTCGAAAGATAGGGAGAGGCCTCCTTCGCGCGAAGAGGACGGTTCGCAAAGACCCGCGCCGCAGGTCTGGTCGTGGAGAATGCGCGCGCCTGCGAGAACTGGGCTCAAGTTAGGTTTATTTTCCCGGCCCAATCGGTGCGTCGTCGTAGAGTTATGAGGGGTGAATGGGAGACAAGGGAGCAACATACAGCAGGCTTGGCAGCAAACCTCCTCAGCGCCATTGATGAGGCCATGATGGATGTGTACACTGTTGAGCAGTTTCAGTATGAGGTCgtgttgtgtgtgtatgtCTGGATCGTGGCGGACGACGTGGAAAGAGGGTGGCGGGCTGGGGTTGTTGGAACGAGAAGAGATTGGCTTGGGATCGGATGTACGGATCGATTACTGACCGTTGTCGGAAAAGCGAGAGATGGCCTGGGACTGACGAGTTAGCCAAAAACGCTCCAGATGTGCATGAACACTGGAATACCTACTGTGGATAGAATTGGTCTCCAAAACGAGGTGCTGTCTCCAAGTGATGATGCCTACAACGAGAAAAGTACGGGATGGACTACGGCAAACCTCGCACATGTCTTCAGCGATAAGTCAGCTCGACACCTCGGGTAATCACACAGTCTATCATTGGTCAGAATGAGAATGTTTAGTGGACACAGACTCCATCTCAAACCAAGGTCGTCAATGATTGGCACTGGGTCCACTTTTCACCCTCCGGCCGCTTCGACTCTCACTCAATAACCGAGGGATTGAAGCAAACTTCCATGATGTCTTTCATTTCACCTGAACGCCACCAAGGATAATATCACGGTGAACCACCGCCTTCCCACACCGCGCCCCGCCAATTACTCGGAATCGCTCATCTTCCACCTGGTGTGTCAATCGATACTCTTGCTACCTGCATACACCTGTTACTGTCCGATCCGAAACAGCAGCCATAATGGCCTCTCTTCGCTCTTCCTCCCGGGTCTTGGGCTCGGCCACCAAGGCCGTCTTCCGCCCTGCCGTCACCGTCCCTCGCCGTGGCCTGGCTACCCCTAGCGATCGTGTGCCCCGTACGAAGGAGcccgagatgaagaagtTCACCATTTACCGCTGGAACCCCGATACCCCGACCGAGAAGCCTCGCATGCAGGAGTACACGTTGGACCTGAACAAGACGGGACCCATGATGCTGGATGCGTTGATCCGCATCAAGAATGAGCTTGACCCTACCCTGACCTTCCGCCGAAGCTGCAGAGAGGGTATCTGCGGTAGCTGCGCTATGAACATTAACGGCCAGAACACGCTTGCTTGCCTCTGTACGTGGCTCACCGAAGCATGCCAGCTGGCCCCTGACTTGCTGCGCACATTGATAGAGGGCACCGCTCTAATAACATGTGGCAGGCCGTATCCCGAAAGAGTCTTCGTCAGACGTTAAGGTCTACCCTTTGCCTCACACctacgtcgtcaaggacctgG
The DNA window shown above is from Colletotrichum destructivum chromosome 2, complete sequence and carries:
- a CDS encoding Putative succinate dehydrogenase/fumarate reductase iron-sulfur protein, whose protein sequence is MASLRSSSRVLGSATKAVFRPAVTVPRRGLATPSDRVPRTKEPEMKKFTIYRWNPDTPTEKPRMQEYTLDLNKTGPMMLDALIRIKNELDPTLTFRRSCREGICGSCAMNINGQNTLACLCRIPKESSSDVKVYPLPHTYVVKDLVPDLTQFYKQYRSIKPYLQRDTPAPDGKEYRQSVADRKKLSGLYECILCACCSTSCPSYWWNSEEYLGPAILLQSYRWLADSRDEKTAERKAALDNSMSLYRCHTILNCTRACPKGLNPGKAIAEIKKQMAF